A region of Panicum virgatum strain AP13 chromosome 8N, P.virgatum_v5, whole genome shotgun sequence DNA encodes the following proteins:
- the LOC120685880 gene encoding pentatricopeptide repeat-containing protein At2g13420, mitochondrial-like, producing the protein MPPHIPAGGGSAARAAAVRLLCTATVPAETGPLPHLLALPPLTPSPAADELARLLPAHHNPFHPAESPLQLLSGGGVSLSGDLLVQLLLRLRGASKLALSLLHSARLHPSFAPTRPPADAYDAVVDALGRARQFDAAWRVVVDAAADGAASPRTFAVLARRLVAAGMTRQAIRAFDDMEAFVGREPDAVEFATLLDTLCKYKYPKVATEIFNKRKYKYEANEKMYTILIYGWCKVNRNDMAQKFLKDMIDHGIEPNIVTYNILLNSICRHASLHPDNRFDRTVHAAEDLLKEMRDKRIEPDVTSYSIILHVYSRAHKPELCLCMFRSMKERGICPTVATYTSVIKCLASCGRLEDAETLLDEMVAEGVCPSPATYNCFFKEYRGRKDVSRALQLYNKMKAAGSPTAPDIHTYNILLGMFIKLDRHGSVLEIWSDMCESTVGPDLDSYTLLIHSLCGRQKWREACQFFMEMIEKGFLPQKITFETLYRGLIQADMLRTWRRLKRRVDEEAAKFGDEFKLYHIKPYKR; encoded by the exons atgCCGCCGCAtatccccgccggcggcggatccgccgcgcgcgccgccgccgtccgcctcctctgCACCGCCACGGTCCCTGCTGAGACCGGCCCCCTGCCCCACCTCCTCGCGCTCCCGCCCCTCACCCcgtcccccgccgccgacgagctcgcACGCCTACTCCCGGCGCACCACAACCCCTTCCATCCGGCCGAGTCCCCGCTCCAGCtactctccggcggcggcgtctcccTTTCGGGGGACCTCCTCGtccagctcctcctccgcctccgcggcgcCTCCAAGCTCGCGCTCTCGCTCCTCCACTCCGCGCGCCTCCACCCGTCCTTCGCCCCCACGCGGCCCCCCGCCGACGCCTACGACGCCGTCGTCGACGCGCTCGGCCGCGCGCGCCAGTTCGACGCCGCGTGGCGggtcgtcgtcgacgccgcggcCGACGGCGCCGCCTCGCCACGCACGTTCGCGGTGCTGGCGCGGAGGCTCGTCGCCGCGGGCATGACGCGGCAGGCCATTCGGGCGTTCGACGACATGGAGGCGTTCGTCGGGAGGGAGCCCGACGCCGTCGAGTTCGCCACGCTGCTCGACACGCTCTGCAAGTACAAGTACCCCAAG GTCGCTACTGAGATATTTAATAAAAGGAAATACAAGTACGAGGCAAATGAAAAGATGTACACTATTTTAATTTATGGATGGTGCAAGGTAAATCGGAATGACATGGCACAGAAGTTCCTAAAAGACATGATTGATCATGGAATAGAACCAAACATAGTCACATACAACATTCTCCTGAATAGTATCTGCAGGCATGCAAGTTTGCACCCTGATAACCGATTTGATAGAACAGTTCATGCAGCTGAGGATCTGTTGAAGGAGATGCGTGACAAGCGAATTGAACCGGACGTAACCAGCTACTCAATCATCTTGCATGTTTACAGTCGTGCACATAAACCTGAGTTGTGTCTCTGTATGTTCCGCTCAATGAAAGAGAGAGGCATTTGCCCCACAGTAGCAACCTACACTTCTGTGATCAAGTGCCTTGCCTCCTGTGGGAGATTGGAAGATGCTGAGACCTTGCTTGATGAGATGGTTGCAGAGGGAGTATGTCCATCTCCAGCTACCTACAATTGTTTCTTCAAGGAGTATCGGGGGAGAAAGGATGTGAGTCGTGCTCTACAATTGTACAATAAGATGAAGGCAGCTGGTTCACCAACAGCACCTGATATTCACACATACAACATTCTGCTAGGAATGTTCATCAAACTGGACCGACATGGATCTGTTCTGGAAATTTGGAGCGATATGTGCGAGAGCACAGTGGGTCCTGATCTTGATTCGTACACCTTGCTGATTCATAGTTTATGCGGCCGCCAGAAATGGAGGGAGGCATGCCAGTTCTTCATGGAAATGATAGAGAAAGGTTTTCTTCCCCAGAAGATCACCTTTGAAACGCTGTATCGTGGACTGATACAGGCAGATATGCTGAGGACCTGGAGAAGGCTGAAGCGCAGGGTTGATGAAGAAGCAGCAAAATTTGGTGATGAGTTCAAACTTTATCACATCAAGCCTTACAAGAGGTGA
- the LOC120686139 gene encoding omega-hydroxypalmitate O-feruloyl transferase-like has product MVVEMKENGVAAAAAGAGEKAAQQLSVKRGEPTLVPPAEPTPTGEQYYLSNLDQNIAVIVQTVYCYKPHSGGGDADSKDVAAALRDALARVLVHYHPLAGRLGISPEMKLTVELTGEGVVFVEADACCDLADVGDLTKPDPAALGQLVYSVPGAKHILEMPPMTAQVTRFRCGGFALGLAMNHCMFDGIGAMEFVNSWAETARGAAELTVPPFLDRAVLRARDPPAPAFPHHEFAEIPDVSDTAALYGSQELLYRSFCFDPDRLERVRALALAGGDLGRCTTFEALSGLVWRARTKALGLAPEQRTKLLFAVDGRRRFVPPLPRGYFGNGIVLTNAIATAGELLSAPVSRAAGLVQGAVRMVTDEYMRSAVDYFEATRARPSLASTLLITTWSRLEFHGADFGWGEPVMSGPVTLPEKEVILFLAHGKERKSINVLLGLPATAMDAFQELMDEI; this is encoded by the exons ATG GTCGTCGAGATGAAGGAgaacggcgtggcggcggcggcggcgggcgcgggcgagaAGGCGGCGCAGCAGCTGAGCGTGAAGCGCGGCGAGCCGACGCTGGTGCCGCCGGCGGAGCCGACGCCGACGGGGGAGCAGTACTACCTCTCCAACCTGGACCAGAACATCGCCGTGATCGTGCAGACGGTGTACTGCTACAAGCcccactccggcggcggcgatgccgaCAGCAaggacgtggcggcggcgctgcgggacgCGCTGGCGCGGGTGCTGGTGCACTACCACCCGCTGGCGGGGCGGCTGGGCATCAGCCCGGAGATGAAGCTGACGGTGGAGCTCACCGGCGAGGGCGTCGTGTTCGTGGAGGCCGACGCCTGCTGCGACCTCGCCGACGTCGGCGACCTCACCAAGCCCGACCCCGCCGCGCTCGGCCAGCTCGTCTACTCCGTCCCCGGCGCCAAGCACATCCTCGAGATGCCCCCCATGACCGCGCAG GTGACGAGGTTCAGGTGCGGCGGCTTCGCGCTGGGCCTGGCCATGAACCACTGCATGTTCGACGGCATCGGCGCCATGGAGTTCGTCAACTCGTGGGCCGAGacggcgcgcggcgccgccgagctcACCGTGCCGCCGTTCCTCGACCGCGCCGTGCTCCGGGCGCGCgacccgcccgcgcccgccttCCCGCACCACGAGTTCGCCGAGATCCCCGACGTCTCCGACACGGCGGCGCTCTACGGCTCCCAGGAGCTCCTCTACCGCTCCTTCTGCTTCGACCCGGACCGGCTGGAGCGCGTCCGGGCgctggcgctcgccggcggcgacctggGCCGCTGCACCACCTTCGAGGCGCTCTCGGGCCTCGTGTGGCGCGCGCGCACCAAGGCCCTGGGGCTCGCGCCCGAGCAGCGCACCAAGCTGCTCTTCGCCGTCGACGGGCGGCGCCGCTtcgtgccgccgctgccccgggGATACTTCGGGAACGGCATCGTGCTGACCAACGCgatcgccaccgccggcgagcttctGTCGGCGCCCGTgtcgcgcgcggcggggctggtGCAGGGCGCCGTGCGGATGGTCACCGACGAGTACATGCGGTCGGCGGTGGACTACTTCGAGGCGACGCGGGCGCGGCCGTCGCTGGCGTCCACGCTGCTCATCACCACGTGGTCCAGGCTCGAGTTCCACGGCGCCGACTTCGGGTGGGGCGAGCCCGTCATGTCCGGCCCCGTCACGCTGCCGGAGAAGGAGGTCATCCTCTTCCTCGCGCACGGCAAGGAGAGGAAGAGCATCAACGTGCTGCTCGGCCTGCCGGCCACCGCCATGGACGCCTTCCAAGAGCTCATGGACGAGATATGA